The following are encoded together in the Macrobrachium rosenbergii isolate ZJJX-2024 chromosome 21, ASM4041242v1, whole genome shotgun sequence genome:
- the LOC136849765 gene encoding sulfotransferase 1C4-like, with protein MKLQSGHEVVPLEGSEKEKQLKDFQGYKDGLIRLMPGRWLLAPGFQNFADRIYNFQHKKSDVVVMTWPKFGTTWTQEIVWTMMNSPNLDHPDSNLPILTRSPFIENDIFAPALKPGEVPLSNDPFYVAFKKVCPNRNPADGVHLQLVEEFPDPRLIKTHLPFSLVSPTLLDTCKVIYVARNPKDVIVSFHHHSRILKLHDYVGSFEDFVQYFVNDDLIYGPYWLHLKEAWERKNHKNLHFIFYEDLKANPLGEIKKLNAFLNTKLTDAQLDGIVKYTSFKEMRARDNGPVFNFEHKGVKVEALNAEVVKKDGGFFRKGESGDWKNKFTNEMDAKANQWLQKNLNNLDLEFKYEIECRKNGKI; from the exons ATGAAGCTGCAGAGTGGCCACGAAGTGGTTCCTTTGGAAGGATCCGAGAAGGAGAAACAGCTGAAGGATTTCCAGGGTTACAAAGACGGTTTAATTCGTCTGATGCCCGGTAGGTGGCTCCTCGCTCCCGGGTTCCAGAACTTCGCTGATCGCATTTATAATTTCCAG cacaAGAAAAGTGACGTGGTGGTGATGACCTGGCCCAAGTTCGGTACGACCTGGACCCAGGAGATCGTCTGGACGATGATGAACAGCCCCAATCTCGATCACCCAGATTCCAACTTGCCCATCCTGACGAGGTCGCCTTTCATCGA GAACGATATATTCGCCCCAGCGCTAAAACCCGGAGAAGTTCCCTTATCAAACGACCCATTTTACGTCGCTTTCAAGAAAGTGTGTCCTAACAGAAATCCTGCAGACGGGGTGCACCTGCAGTTAGTGGAAGAGTTCCCCGATCCTAGGCTTATCAAAACACACTTGCCGTTCTCTTTAGTGTCACCTACGTTATTAGATACATGCAag GTGATCTACGTAGCAAGAAACCCGAAAGATGTCATAGTATCTTTCCACCACCATTCAAGGATACTGAAGTTGCATGACTATGTTGGAAGCTTTGAAGACTTCGTACAGTACTTTGTCAATGACGACT tgaTATATGGCCCATACTGGCTACATCTGAAAGAGGCCTGGGAAAGGAAAAACCACAAAAACCTCCACTTCATATTCTACGAGGACCTGAAAGCGAACCCTCTGGGAGAGATTAAGAAGCTGAACGCTTTCCTCAACACTAAACTGACAGATGCCCAGCTGGATGGCATAGTCAAATACACGTCCTTCAAGGAGATGAGGGCGAGGGACAACGGCCCTGTGTTCAACTTCGAGCACAAGGGAGTCAAGGTGGAAGCTTTGAACGCCGAAGTCGTCAAGAAAGACGGAGGCTTCTTCAGAAAGG gagAATCTGGAGACTGGAAAAACAAATTCACGAACGAAATGGACGCGAAGGCCAACCAATGGCTTCAGAAGAACTTGAACAACCTCGATCTTGAATTCAAATACGAAATTGAATgtagaaaaaatggcaaaatttag